The Pseudoxanthomonas sp. SL93 genome segment GCGTTTTCGTCCTGCGCTACGGCCGCCAGCGCGGTCTCGACACCCTCCTCGCCCACCTTCTGGGCGATACGACGTACGCCCTCCTCGAACAGCCGGGTGGTGTAGCTGCCTTGCGGACGCGCGCGCTCGCGCTCCGCCACCAGCACGTCCAGTTCCGAAAGAAACGCGGCGGGCGCCTGGGGAAAACAACTGGCCCGCTGCAGGTGGCAGGTTGGCCCGTGGGGACGGGCCAGCACCAGCAGGGTGTCGTCGTCGCAGTCCGACGTGAGCGACACGAGTTCCAGTACGTGGCCGGAGCTTTCGCCCTTGGTCCAGAGGCGCTGCTTGCTGCGGCTGTAGAAGGTCACGCGGCCCCCCGCCAGTGTTGCCTGCAATGCCTCGCGGTTCATGTAGCCCAGCATCAGCACGCGCAGATTGTCGGCGTCCTGCACGATGACGGGCAGCAGGCCATCGCCCTTGCCCCAGTCCAGCCGCGACGCATCGAAGGCCGCCGTCTCGGTTTCATTCGCCACGCCGCACCTCGATGCCCTGCCCTGCCAACATGGTCTTCAATGCCGGGATCCCGACATGCCCGCTGTGGAACACGCTGGCCGCCAGCGCGCCATCCACGTCGGCCTGCCGGAACACCTCGGCAAAATGCTCCATCGCGCCAGCGCCGCCGGAGGCGACCAGCGGCACCGTGCAAAGCGCACGCACGGCCTGCAGCTGTGCGATGTCGTAGCCGCGCCGCACGCCGTCCTGGTCCATGCAGTTCAGCACGATCTCGCCCGCGCCCAACTGCTGCGCCTGCACCACCCAGTCCAGCGTACGCAGACCGGCGCCCCGTGTCTTGGCCGGATCGCCGGTGTAACGGCGCACGCGCCACTCGCCGTCCGCCTCCAGGATGGAGTCCACGCCGACGACCACGCATTGCACACCGAAAGCCTCGGCAAGTTCGCCGATCAGGCCGGGCCGCTCCAGCGCGGGCGTGTTCACCGACACCTTGTCGGCACCGCTGTGCAGCACGCGACGCGCCGTCTCGACATCACGGATGCCGCCAGCCACGCAGAACGGAATGTCCAGCAGGCGCGAGACACGCTCGATCCAGGCATAGTCCACCGAACGTCCTTCGGGACTGGCGCTGATGTCGTAGAACACCAGTTCATCGGCCCCTTCGTCGCGGTAGCGCAGCGCCAGTTCGGCGATGTCCCCCATGTCCACGTGGTCGCGGAACTTCACGCCCTTGACCACGCGGCCTTCGCGCACGTCCAGGCAGGGAATGATGCGGCGGCTCAACATGCCAGCGCCTCGGGGAGTTCGAACCTGCCCTCCAGCAAGGCCCGCCCGAGCACGATGCCGGCGCAGCCGGCGGCACGCGCGCCACTGACATCGACGACCGCGCTGACGCCACCGGAGGCCTGCACCTCCAGCGATGGCACGGCCTGCCGCAGATGTGCGTACAGGTCCAGGTTCGGCCCGGTCAGCATGCCATCGCGGGCGATGTCGGTGCACAGCAGGTGGCGCAGCCCGCCCTCGGCGTAGCGCGATGCGAGTTCGTCCAGGGTTTCCGATGCGGTCTCCGTCCAGCCATGCACCGGGAGGCGCCAGGCGCCATCGTCGTCCCGGCGCGTGTCCAGCGCGACCGTGATGCGCTCGCTGCCGAATTCCCGCAGCCACGCCAGCACCGTTTCGGGCTGACGCACGGCCAGCGAGCCGACCACGACGCGCTGCGCGCCGGCATCCAGGATGCGCGCGACGTCCTCGCGTTGACGGACGCCTCCCCCAGTCTGCACCTTCAGTGACGTGTGTTGCGCAAGCTCACCCAGCAGCGGTGCGAGGGTGTAGCCGCCCGCACGCGCCGCATCCAGGTCCACAAGGTGCAGCCATTCCGCACCTTGTGAGGCATAGCGCACGGCGACATCGAGTGGCGTGCCTTCGTAGCGCGTTTCGCGGGCGTAATCGCCCTGTGCCAGACGGACCACGCGGCCTTCGCGCACATCGATGGCGGGATAAATGGTGAATCCGTTCATTGCACACCGTATTTCAGGAAATTCTCCAGCAGGCGCGCGCCGACGTCGGCCGAGCGCTCGGGATGGAACTGCGCGCCGCCCACGTTGCCACGCTGCACGATCGCGGCGAAGGGCACGCCATGCTCGCTGGAGGCCACGCAATCGACCGTGACCGGCGCGGCATAGCTGTGGACGAAGTAGGCATGGCGTCCATCGTCGACATCGCGGGTCAACACGCTTTCGCGTTGGCGCACGAGTGTGTTCCACCCCATGTGGGGCACGCGGATGCCGGGCGTGACGGGCAGTTTGGCCACGCGGCCCGGCACCAGGCCCAGGCAGGGCGTGTCGTCCTCTTCGGAATGTTCGAACAGCAGCTGCATGCCCACGCAGACACCCAGCAAGGGCTTCTCCAAGGTGCGCAGCACCTCGACCAGCGCCCATTCGCGCAGCCCACCCATCACCTGTGCCGCGGTGCTGACGCCGGGCAGGATCACCCGGTCCGCCGCGCGGATCGCGTCCGCATCGGTGGTCAGCTCGGGCTCCACGCCCAGGCGGTTGAGCGCATACCGCACCGAGCCCAGGTTGGCGCCGCCGGCATCGATCATGGCGACGCGCATCAGAGCGCACCCTTGGTGGACGGCAGTTCCGCGCCCTCGCGCTTGACGGCCTGCCGCAAGGCACGCGCCAGCGCCTTGAACGAGGCTTCCACCTTGTGATGGTCGTTGTCGCCCTGCACGCTGAGGTTGAGGTTCAACCCGGAGGCATCGCAGAGCGAGCGGAAGAAATGCGGCACCAGTTCGGTCGGCAGATCACCGACGCGCTCGCGCCGGAAATCGCCGTTGAAGACGAAGTACGGGCGGCCACTGAAATCCAGCGCCGCGCTGGCCAGCGTCTCGTCCATCGGCAGCGTGAAGCCGTAGCGACCGATGCCGCGCTTGTCGCCCAGCGCCTCCTTCAGGGCCTGTCCCAACGCCAAGCCGGTGTCTTCCACCGTGTGGTGTTCGTCGATGTGCAGGTCGCCGTCCGCGCGCACGTCCAGCGCGAAGCCGCCGTGCTTGCCGATCTGCTCCAGCATGTGGTCGAAGAACGGAAGACCGGTCTTCGCGACGGGCTCCGCGATGCGGTCGAGATCCACTTCCACGCGGATCCTGGTCTCCTTGGTATTGCGCTGGACCACCGCACGACGTGGCGCGTCGGCCAACTCATGTGCAATG includes the following:
- the hisA gene encoding 1-(5-phosphoribosyl)-5-[(5-phosphoribosylamino)methylideneamino]imidazole-4-carboxamide isomerase — translated: MNGFTIYPAIDVREGRVVRLAQGDYARETRYEGTPLDVAVRYASQGAEWLHLVDLDAARAGGYTLAPLLGELAQHTSLKVQTGGGVRQREDVARILDAGAQRVVVGSLAVRQPETVLAWLREFGSERITVALDTRRDDDGAWRLPVHGWTETASETLDELASRYAEGGLRHLLCTDIARDGMLTGPNLDLYAHLRQAVPSLEVQASGGVSAVVDVSGARAAGCAGIVLGRALLEGRFELPEALAC
- the hisIE gene encoding bifunctional phosphoribosyl-AMP cyclohydrolase/phosphoribosyl-ATP diphosphatase HisIE, encoding MANETETAAFDASRLDWGKGDGLLPVIVQDADNLRVLMLGYMNREALQATLAGGRVTFYSRSKQRLWTKGESSGHVLELVSLTSDCDDDTLLVLARPHGPTCHLQRASCFPQAPAAFLSELDVLVAERERARPQGSYTTRLFEEGVRRIAQKVGEEGVETALAAVAQDENALLGESADLLYHLIVLLRARGLSLADAVAVLRQRHAAA
- the hisF gene encoding imidazole glycerol phosphate synthase subunit HisF → MLSRRIIPCLDVREGRVVKGVKFRDHVDMGDIAELALRYRDEGADELVFYDISASPEGRSVDYAWIERVSRLLDIPFCVAGGIRDVETARRVLHSGADKVSVNTPALERPGLIGELAEAFGVQCVVVGVDSILEADGEWRVRRYTGDPAKTRGAGLRTLDWVVQAQQLGAGEIVLNCMDQDGVRRGYDIAQLQAVRALCTVPLVASGGAGAMEHFAEVFRQADVDGALAASVFHSGHVGIPALKTMLAGQGIEVRRGE
- the hisH gene encoding imidazole glycerol phosphate synthase subunit HisH, encoding MMRVAMIDAGGANLGSVRYALNRLGVEPELTTDADAIRAADRVILPGVSTAAQVMGGLREWALVEVLRTLEKPLLGVCVGMQLLFEHSEEDDTPCLGLVPGRVAKLPVTPGIRVPHMGWNTLVRQRESVLTRDVDDGRHAYFVHSYAAPVTVDCVASSEHGVPFAAIVQRGNVGGAQFHPERSADVGARLLENFLKYGVQ
- the hisB gene encoding bifunctional histidinol-phosphatase/imidazoleglycerol-phosphate dehydratase HisB → MTAILFIDRDGTLIEEPEDFQIDAYEKVRFVAGVIPALLKLRDAGYQFVIVSNQDGLGSEQYPRASFDGPQALMMQVFESQGIRFRDVLIDESWPHENKPTRKPGIGLMLPYLQDRSIDWSRSAMVGDRPTDIEFSDNLRIRGFQLKTTQFGGEWDWAGIAHELADAPRRAVVQRNTKETRIRVEVDLDRIAEPVAKTGLPFFDHMLEQIGKHGGFALDVRADGDLHIDEHHTVEDTGLALGQALKEALGDKRGIGRYGFTLPMDETLASAALDFSGRPYFVFNGDFRRERVGDLPTELVPHFFRSLCDASGLNLNLSVQGDNDHHKVEASFKALARALRQAVKREGAELPSTKGAL